The following coding sequences lie in one Paramisgurnus dabryanus chromosome 16, PD_genome_1.1, whole genome shotgun sequence genomic window:
- the ocrl gene encoding inositol polyphosphate 5-phosphatase OCRL isoform X2, with the protein MMESSLGISEDKCVATVKGHELRGGQKEARLLSLLECSGQFKLNILANPDSIVLSPVPQLSIPINNHFQIVREAEEALLIDISANATVRFRLRGEKTPELLLELQDDVQTQTFFQHAMKAKQQAEGSSQPRKMEPVVPAPVKGSVPVPPQRGTSKSTSNNISNSTLAKPLNADSLLLDTDFGFEENFNHCLKVEEKKNQQNRMVAQREPPPVPPLPPRKSTYPPSTNLPAAPAAKERPPPDPSNYSKRQTMMRSYSGSREGLLKYHLTKREKEYVDIQNFRIFTGTWNVNGQSPDSTLEPWLCCVPEPPDVYALGFQELDLSTEAFLYMDSSKEQLWADAVERSLHPKAKYRLVRIIRLVGMMLVVYVQNQHKEHIREVAAESVGTGLMNKMGNKGGVAVRFVFHNTSFCFVNSHLAAHVEDFERRNQDYKDICARMSFHLLDYPPFGIVKHDVVVWLGDLNYRLCLPDAGEVKRLITDNELRRLQEYDQLNIQRKTKRAFTDFIEGEINFIPTYKYDAKSNQWDSSGKCRIPAWCDRILWRGNNIKQVHYRSHMDLKTSDHKPVSSLFSVGVKMINDPRYKKVFEEIVRDMDRMENDFLPSLSLSHREFTYENVKFRQLQRQSFLITNDGQVPCTFRFIPKLNDAQYCKPWLRAEPNEGVLDPTEAMEIFLEVYVSKDSVTMLNSGQDIIEDILVLHLDRGKDYFITISGNYLPCCFGTSLETLCRMKKPIREIPITKLIDLEKSRMNFLLDTGGTDDKPLKIPKEVWLLVNHLYTKACQQEDLFQTPGLQDELQSIIDCLDTTIPDSIPGCNHSVAEALLIFLEALPEPVLCYELYQRCLDCSHDSRLCKQLISQLPRAHRNVFRYLMAFLRELIKHSIDNNLNANLLATLFASLLIRPPPNVASRQTSNDRQKASDFILGFLMGGDED; encoded by the exons ATGATGGAGTCTTCACTCGGGATTTCTGAGGACAAATGTGTGGCT ACTGTTAAAGGGCATGAGCTTCGAGGTGGACAAAAAGAAGCAAGACTCCTATCTCTGTTAGAGTGTTCTGGACAGTTCAA GTTGAATATTCTGGCAAACCCTGATTCAATTGTATTAAGTCCAGTCCCCCAGCTGTCCATCCCCATCAATAACCATTTTCAGATAGTTCGAG aggCTGAAGAAGCGCTTCTCATTGACATTTCGGCTAACG CAACGGTACGATTTCGTCTGCGAGGTGAGAAAACTCCAGAGCTTCTGCTGGAGCTGCAAGATGATGTGCAGACTCAAACCTTTTTTCAGCATGCCATGAAGGCCAAACAGCAAG CTGAGGGAAGTTCACAGCCCAGGAAGATGGAACCTGTTGTACCTGCTCCAGTCAAAGGCTCTGTTCCTGTCCCACCTCAAAGAGGAACCTCTAAATCCACCTCAAACAACATCAGCAACAGCACTTTAGCAAAACCCTTAAATGCag ACTCCCTCTTGCTTGATACAGACTTTGGCTTTGAGGAAAATTTTAACCATTGTTTAAAAGTGGAAGAAAAAAAGAACCAACAAAACCGCATGGTTGCGCAACGAGAGCCTCCACCAGTGCCCCCTCTTCCACCTCGAAAAAGCACATACCCACCGTCGACTAATCTCCCAGCAGCCCCAGCTGCCAAAGAAAGGCCACCACCAGA CCCGTCCAACTACAGCAAGAGGCAGACCATGATGAGGAGTTACTCTGGTTCAAGAGAAGGACTGCTGAAGTATCACCTCACCAAGAGGGAGAAAGAATATGTGGACATTCAGAACTTCAG GATCTTCACAGGCACATGGAATGTGAATGGTCAGTCCCCCGATAGCACTCTTGAGCCCTGGTTATGTTGTGTCCCAGAACCTCCAGATGTATATGCACTGGG ATTTCAGGAGTTGGACCTTAGCACAGAGGCTTTTTTGTATATGGACTCATCAAAAGAACAGTTGTGGGCTGATGCAGTAGAGAGAAGCCTCCACCCTAAAGCCAAATACAGACTG GTCCGTATTATTCGTCTGGTGGGAATGATGCTGGTGGTGTATGTCCAAAACCAGCACAAGGAACACATAAGAGAGGTGGCTGCAGAGTCTGTGGGAACTGGCCTCATGAATAAAATG GGGAATAAGGGAGGAGTGGCTGTGCGCTTTGTGTTTCATAATACTAGCTTTTGCTTCGTAAACTCTCATCTGGCGGCACATGTGGAAGACTTTGAACGTCGAAACCAGGACTACAAAGACATCTGTGCCCGCATGAGCTTCCACCTGCTGGATTACCCACCTTTCGGTATAGTCAAACATGA TGTGGTGGTTTGGCTTGGAGATCTCAACTATAGGCTATGTTTGCCTGATGCTGGGGAGGTGAAAAGACTTATTACAGACAATGAGCTAAGGAGGCTTCAGGAGTATGATCAG CTTAACATCCAGAGGAAGACTAAACGTGCATTCACCGATTTCATTGAAGGAGAGATTAATTTCATCCCAACTTACAAATATGATGCTAAATCAAATCAATGGGACTCAAG TGGAAAGTGTCGAATCCCTGCATGGTGTGACCGTATCCTGTGGAGGGGGAATAATATCAAGCAGGTTCACTACCGCAGTCACATGGACCTAAAGACCAGTGACCACAAACCTGTCAGCTCCCTCTTCAGTGTTGGG GTAAAGATGATAAATGATCCACGCTACAAGAAGGTGTTTGAAGAAATTGTGCGAGACATGGACAGGATGGAAAATGACTTCCTGCCTTCTCTGTCCCTAAGTCATCGAGAG TTCACTTACGAAAATGTGAAATTCCGGCAGCTACAGCGTCAGAGTTTTCTCATCACTAATGACGGGCAGGTCCCGTGCACCTTCCGCTTCATACCCAAACTTAATGATGCTCAATACTGTAAGCCCTGGCTGCGCGCTGAACCCAACGAGGGGGTACTAGACCCAA CTGAGGCAATGGAGATCTTCTTGGAAGTGTATGTCAGTAAAGACTCTGTGACTATGCTAAACTCCGGTCAGGATATAATTGAGGACATTCTGGTGCTTCATCTGGACCGAGGGAAGGACTACTTCATTACTATCTCTGGCAACTATCTGCCATGTTGCTTCGGGACATCTCTGGAGACTCTGTGCCGCATGAAGAAACCCATTCGGGAAATCCCCATCACCAAACTCATCGATCTG GAGAAATCCAGGATGAATTTCTTGTTGGATACTGGTGGTACAGACGATAAACCTCTGAAGATTCCCAAAGAGGTCTGGTTGCTTGTTAATCACCTCTACACTAAGGCATGCCAGCAG GAGGACCTTTTCCAAACCCCTGGCCTTCAAGACGAGTTACAAAGTATTATTGACTGTTTGGACACCACCATTCCTGATTCCATCC CTGGCTGTAATCACTCAGTTGCCGAAGCTCTGCTGATCTTCTTGGAGGCTTTGCCCGAGCCTGTGCTGTGTTATGAGCTCTATCAGCGCTGTCTTGATTGTTCTCATGACAGCCGCCTTTGCAAACAG CTAATATCTCAGCTCCCACGGGCCCATCGCAACGTTTTCCGTTACCTGATGGCTTTCTTGAGAGAATTAATCAAACACTCTATTGACAACAACCTGAACGCCAACCTCCTAG CTACACTCTTTGCGAGCCTCCTCATTCGCCCACCACCAAATGTTGCCAGCAGACAGACATCGAACGACCGACAGAAAGCCAGCGACTTCATCCTGGGGTTTCTGATGGGAGGTGATGAAGACTAA
- the ocrl gene encoding inositol polyphosphate 5-phosphatase OCRL isoform X1, whose amino-acid sequence MMESSLGISEDKCVATVKGHELRGGQKEARLLSLLECSGQFKLNILANPDSIVLSPVPQLSIPINNHFQIVREAEEALLIDISANATVRFRLRGEKTPELLLELQDDVQTQTFFQHAMKAKQQAEGSSQPRKMEPVVPAPVKGSVPVPPQRGTSKSTSNNISNSTLAKPLNADSLLLDTDFGFEENFNHCLKVEEKKNQQNRMVAQREPPPVPPLPPRKSTYPPSTNLPAAPAAKERPPPDPSNYSKRQTMMRSYSGSREGLLKYHLTKREKEYVDIQNFRIFTGTWNVNGQSPDSTLEPWLCCVPEPPDVYALGFQELDLSTEAFLYMDSSKEQLWADAVERSLHPKAKYRLVRIIRLVGMMLVVYVQNQHKEHIREVAAESVGTGLMNKMGNKGGVAVRFVFHNTSFCFVNSHLAAHVEDFERRNQDYKDICARMSFHLLDYPPFGIVKHDVVVWLGDLNYRLCLPDAGEVKRLITDNELRRLQEYDQLNIQRKTKRAFTDFIEGEINFIPTYKYDAKSNQWDSSGKCRIPAWCDRILWRGNNIKQVHYRSHMDLKTSDHKPVSSLFSVGVKMINDPRYKKVFEEIVRDMDRMENDFLPSLSLSHREFTYENVKFRQLQRQSFLITNDGQVPCTFRFIPKLNDAQYCKPWLRAEPNEGVLDPTEAMEIFLEVYVSKDSVTMLNSGQDIIEDILVLHLDRGKDYFITISGNYLPCCFGTSLETLCRMKKPIREIPITKLIDLGEDSCMEKEKSRMNFLLDTGGTDDKPLKIPKEVWLLVNHLYTKACQQEDLFQTPGLQDELQSIIDCLDTTIPDSIPGCNHSVAEALLIFLEALPEPVLCYELYQRCLDCSHDSRLCKQLISQLPRAHRNVFRYLMAFLRELIKHSIDNNLNANLLATLFASLLIRPPPNVASRQTSNDRQKASDFILGFLMGGDED is encoded by the exons ATGATGGAGTCTTCACTCGGGATTTCTGAGGACAAATGTGTGGCT ACTGTTAAAGGGCATGAGCTTCGAGGTGGACAAAAAGAAGCAAGACTCCTATCTCTGTTAGAGTGTTCTGGACAGTTCAA GTTGAATATTCTGGCAAACCCTGATTCAATTGTATTAAGTCCAGTCCCCCAGCTGTCCATCCCCATCAATAACCATTTTCAGATAGTTCGAG aggCTGAAGAAGCGCTTCTCATTGACATTTCGGCTAACG CAACGGTACGATTTCGTCTGCGAGGTGAGAAAACTCCAGAGCTTCTGCTGGAGCTGCAAGATGATGTGCAGACTCAAACCTTTTTTCAGCATGCCATGAAGGCCAAACAGCAAG CTGAGGGAAGTTCACAGCCCAGGAAGATGGAACCTGTTGTACCTGCTCCAGTCAAAGGCTCTGTTCCTGTCCCACCTCAAAGAGGAACCTCTAAATCCACCTCAAACAACATCAGCAACAGCACTTTAGCAAAACCCTTAAATGCag ACTCCCTCTTGCTTGATACAGACTTTGGCTTTGAGGAAAATTTTAACCATTGTTTAAAAGTGGAAGAAAAAAAGAACCAACAAAACCGCATGGTTGCGCAACGAGAGCCTCCACCAGTGCCCCCTCTTCCACCTCGAAAAAGCACATACCCACCGTCGACTAATCTCCCAGCAGCCCCAGCTGCCAAAGAAAGGCCACCACCAGA CCCGTCCAACTACAGCAAGAGGCAGACCATGATGAGGAGTTACTCTGGTTCAAGAGAAGGACTGCTGAAGTATCACCTCACCAAGAGGGAGAAAGAATATGTGGACATTCAGAACTTCAG GATCTTCACAGGCACATGGAATGTGAATGGTCAGTCCCCCGATAGCACTCTTGAGCCCTGGTTATGTTGTGTCCCAGAACCTCCAGATGTATATGCACTGGG ATTTCAGGAGTTGGACCTTAGCACAGAGGCTTTTTTGTATATGGACTCATCAAAAGAACAGTTGTGGGCTGATGCAGTAGAGAGAAGCCTCCACCCTAAAGCCAAATACAGACTG GTCCGTATTATTCGTCTGGTGGGAATGATGCTGGTGGTGTATGTCCAAAACCAGCACAAGGAACACATAAGAGAGGTGGCTGCAGAGTCTGTGGGAACTGGCCTCATGAATAAAATG GGGAATAAGGGAGGAGTGGCTGTGCGCTTTGTGTTTCATAATACTAGCTTTTGCTTCGTAAACTCTCATCTGGCGGCACATGTGGAAGACTTTGAACGTCGAAACCAGGACTACAAAGACATCTGTGCCCGCATGAGCTTCCACCTGCTGGATTACCCACCTTTCGGTATAGTCAAACATGA TGTGGTGGTTTGGCTTGGAGATCTCAACTATAGGCTATGTTTGCCTGATGCTGGGGAGGTGAAAAGACTTATTACAGACAATGAGCTAAGGAGGCTTCAGGAGTATGATCAG CTTAACATCCAGAGGAAGACTAAACGTGCATTCACCGATTTCATTGAAGGAGAGATTAATTTCATCCCAACTTACAAATATGATGCTAAATCAAATCAATGGGACTCAAG TGGAAAGTGTCGAATCCCTGCATGGTGTGACCGTATCCTGTGGAGGGGGAATAATATCAAGCAGGTTCACTACCGCAGTCACATGGACCTAAAGACCAGTGACCACAAACCTGTCAGCTCCCTCTTCAGTGTTGGG GTAAAGATGATAAATGATCCACGCTACAAGAAGGTGTTTGAAGAAATTGTGCGAGACATGGACAGGATGGAAAATGACTTCCTGCCTTCTCTGTCCCTAAGTCATCGAGAG TTCACTTACGAAAATGTGAAATTCCGGCAGCTACAGCGTCAGAGTTTTCTCATCACTAATGACGGGCAGGTCCCGTGCACCTTCCGCTTCATACCCAAACTTAATGATGCTCAATACTGTAAGCCCTGGCTGCGCGCTGAACCCAACGAGGGGGTACTAGACCCAA CTGAGGCAATGGAGATCTTCTTGGAAGTGTATGTCAGTAAAGACTCTGTGACTATGCTAAACTCCGGTCAGGATATAATTGAGGACATTCTGGTGCTTCATCTGGACCGAGGGAAGGACTACTTCATTACTATCTCTGGCAACTATCTGCCATGTTGCTTCGGGACATCTCTGGAGACTCTGTGCCGCATGAAGAAACCCATTCGGGAAATCCCCATCACCAAACTCATCGATCTG GGAGAGGATAGCTGCATGGAAAAG GAGAAATCCAGGATGAATTTCTTGTTGGATACTGGTGGTACAGACGATAAACCTCTGAAGATTCCCAAAGAGGTCTGGTTGCTTGTTAATCACCTCTACACTAAGGCATGCCAGCAG GAGGACCTTTTCCAAACCCCTGGCCTTCAAGACGAGTTACAAAGTATTATTGACTGTTTGGACACCACCATTCCTGATTCCATCC CTGGCTGTAATCACTCAGTTGCCGAAGCTCTGCTGATCTTCTTGGAGGCTTTGCCCGAGCCTGTGCTGTGTTATGAGCTCTATCAGCGCTGTCTTGATTGTTCTCATGACAGCCGCCTTTGCAAACAG CTAATATCTCAGCTCCCACGGGCCCATCGCAACGTTTTCCGTTACCTGATGGCTTTCTTGAGAGAATTAATCAAACACTCTATTGACAACAACCTGAACGCCAACCTCCTAG CTACACTCTTTGCGAGCCTCCTCATTCGCCCACCACCAAATGTTGCCAGCAGACAGACATCGAACGACCGACAGAAAGCCAGCGACTTCATCCTGGGGTTTCTGATGGGAGGTGATGAAGACTAA